GAGGAATAAAGGCATGCCTTTATCAAAAAGTCTGCAATTTGCAGTTTCCCTGAAAAAACTACTCATTCCCTGCCTAAGGACTGGAGCTGGTTTCTTTATCCGCTTAATTAATTAAAACGGATTGATGTCTTTTTAGTATGACTGATCCTTTGAGTGATCCCAGTCAGCTATGGTAATTTTGTAAAGTAGTGGGAAGCAACTAATTGCATGTGTCAAAATAAGCAGATGGAGTCCCATTGTGGCTTCTTTAACTACACATGgcttttagaaaaacaaaactttttgtgAACCAGGAATTTTGGATAAGGACTGACATCTAATCGGCAAGTATTCAAAATGAATGGACATCTCATACCAAGAAAATTCTCATAAAGCATGTAAATTGTTGGGTGTTGATGATCAGCGTTTTAAAGAAGTATTATTTCCCTCTCTAAATTGAATATCTTGTAAACAGGCATTCAGGAAGTCCCCAGCTTACTATGTTGTAAATCGCGATTGTCATTAAGCAAGCCATCATGTGATCACACCcagttttatgatctttcttattggcagtcattaagtgagcacacccaccccaccccaaaaaaactccCAGTACACACagagaaaagattagccatcactgaaataGACAGTCCTTGGATACCCTGGCTTTCTACCAAGAAAGGCTGGCTTTGTAGGTAACAGTGAGCACAAAAGTGAATTGGCTACCAGAAACCCTTCAGTAATCTATGCAACTTGTAGAGCAATGGAGTTATAGAAGCATGCCCAACAATGCCTGTACCACTGAATTTTGGACCAGCTTTTACTTCCAAATGGTCTTTAAGGATATATTGAGTACATTATAGGAATCCAATATGTGGTGATTACGGCATGAGTAATTGTCTAAAGGGCCTTGCAATCAAACAATGGGTGCAATTAGTACACAGGATGAAGATAGGACCTAttggccacatggtcttcaagcaGGAGCTGCAAATCCAAAATCACTCCCAGACCATCTTCCTCACAAGCTAGAGAAACTTACATGGAACAAGATTTCCCActaggggttttttccccccttcttcttcttgttcctccTGGGATACATTTCTCTGGCTCATTTCCATCATTTTGTGCTTAACTTGAGAAAAGTGTTCATTATTCCCAAATGACAAGCAAGCATGTCTTAGCTGGTTGCACTTCCATTTAGTCTTTATGTGGGGTGTGTATGGCAGGACAGACTGATGTCACAATTCAAAACGCCTTAGGGCAGCATCCCCAGCAACATTATTCAGAAAGATGATCAACTGCAATCATAACCAATCCCACTTCCTTGACAATACGTATAAgagaagaaaatttaaaacctagaGCTCACAACTACACCTGTCTCTGCTTCGCAGACTgtgtcctctctttctctctctacctcTTTCTGCATCTTTGTCCTTCAGCTCCTCACCAACTAAAATGTCTCACCGAGCCAACATCAGAATTCAGAGGAGAGGCTTCAGTAACTCATCTGCCATCCGACCTAACTTGTGTCGCACCAACTGGAGCTCACAAAGCGTGGGCAGAGGTGGAAGCTGTGGcactggaggtgctggctggggccGGGCCGGTGGGGCCGGTTTTGGCAGCCAAAGCCTTTACAATCTTGGTGGACCCAGGAGAATTGCGGTTGGAGGCAGTTACGGCAGTGGCATCGGTGGAGGCTATGGGTATGGTGGTGGAGTTAATAGCGGCTATGCTGTTGCTGGTGGTATTGGTGGAGGCTATGGGCTAGGTGGAGCTGGTTTTGGTGGAGGGAGAGGGGACCCTTGCTTCCCAGTTTGCCCACCAGGCGGAATCCAAAAAGTAACTATCAATCCCCACCTGTTGGCGCCTCTCAAACTGGAGATTGACCCCAACATAGAGAAGGTTCGCAAAGAAGAAAGAGAGCAGATCAAGACACTCAACAACAAGTTTGCCTCCTTCATAGATAAGGTGAGAATAAATAAATGCTGTCTTTTATTATTTCAGGTTGCAATGAATTGGGGAAAGAGTTCAGGAGCCTTCCTCCAGTTCCTCTTGCAATTTTCACTGATTTCATCACAGCTGTTATTTATAGCTATCTGGCTCCAGCTGGGTgagatgaaaagagctgccaattTTTCCCTAGTCTTACTGCTGCACTTGCAGTAGCAGCCTAACTGCAGTAATGCTGTTGGGATTTCTTTTTCCTGTTGCAGAAAGAGAGACTGGAAACATTTCTAAAgttaatattatatttttctctGACGCAAATCTCAGTAGGTCAGTAGAGTTTCTCACTATATCGTAATAATGGGGAAATGAGGTCTAATCAAACAAAATGTATGTATgtctagcatagaatagaatagaatagaatagaatagaatagaatagaatagaatagaatagaatagaatagaatagaatagaatagaatagaatagctttcctggctgaggaactctgggagttgaagtccacaagtcttaaaatgaccaaggttggaggctccTGTGCTAGACAACCATCCTCACTGCTCAACCCCCATCCCAGTCCAATGTGTGGggaaaaagccaggtcttcacgACCTTCCAGAAGGTCAAAAGAGTAGGGGGATCCCTCAGATCTCAGTTGGGAGGCTGTTCCAAAAGGTTGGGTTGGCCATTGAGAAGGCATGAGTCTGAGGTGGAATCTGGAGCCAGAGAATCTTTTTTCCTGACTAGTAACCATGAGTCAAGCTGGTTTGAAACACATAACTATGACCCTTTAGCCTAGAAATGTAAAACATGAAGATATGATGTAGTTCTTGCTCAGAGAAAAAACTTTAGCAGAGCTGAAGAAAGAATTAGGTCATGATGAGTAACGTGAGGTATGGAAGGGGCAGGTATCATGCTCAAAATGTGTGCAAGAAGATGCCTGAGTAGGCTTAGAGTTCATTCACTCATTCCTGCGTCCACTCATTCATCTACAATTGCAATTTGCCCCATTTCAAAATGTCTATTAGAAATATTTATGCAATAATGGGGTACTTTTTGAGATGAGAATTGCAGCATTGGTGAGGAACAGAATTGCATGGGTTGCTACACTCCCATACACAAACTAGTCTAGAggaatatttacttatttatataccgccttcattatttttacaaataactcaaggcaacgaaCATACCCtaaacatcttcctcctcctattttctcaagaaaaccctgtgagatgagttggatcGGGAGACaaagactggcccaaggtcatgcaGTGAACTCATACCTAGAGGGCACTAGATAGAGGAAGGCGAACTACTGGGAGCAggcaaaaagaaggaaggaaagaaggaaggaaggaaggaagggaggaaggaaggaagagagggagggagggagggagggagggagggaggaaaagcaagaaaaaagactTTTTGTACAATCTGCTCAAGAATACATCAAAACAATTTGAGAACTTTGCCAGGAATTACAAAAGGATTTGCCTCTTTAATCCTTCAACCCCCAAATCTGGGTCTTTCTGCCTCCAGGTGCGTTTCCTAGAGCAAGAGAATAAAGTGCTGGAAACAAAATGGGCTCTGCTGCAGGAACATGAACAGAAAACTGTGAAGAGTAACATTGAGCCACTTTTCGATGCTTACATCAACAACCTCAGGACacagctgaatgatctggaaaagGAGAAAATAAGGCTGGATGGAGAGCTACATAACACCCAAAACCTTGTGGAGGACAACAAGAGCAAGTAAGACTTTCAGACCTTCAGCTTTGCTCCAAGTTTCATCTTACTCCCTCTTttatgcatgtgtgtgccagcaagtcaggcttttttctttttttatgccaGGCGATGGCCTAGACTGGCTCctttggttttcttggcaaggttttccagaagtggtttgccgtgacttgcttcctagagctgagagtaaccggcccaaagtcattgaGTTGGCTTTGTACCCAAGATTGGACTTAAAAGTCACAATCTCTCAGTTTtgaacctggtgccttaacctctaTCCCAAAGTGGCTCTTAAAGTTTTTAGCCCTTCAGCCCTTTTGCTCCCTTGTTTACACCCTTTGCTGATATTGCATATAAGAATCTTAACAAAAGCTTCTGTTAAAAACAAAAGTGCTGAGGTGGTTTACCAGCTAGGTGTGAGGGGATCTTAGCCAACAGGTGTTCTGCATgtacatggatttcaactcccagggatCTCAGCATAGTTAATACCGAGTTGCGCAAATTCAGATGATCATTACATTGATACAGAAAATCACAGGACTGCTAACTCTTTGCAGATGATTATTCAGCCTTGTCCAGGCCAGGTATGGCAAGCCTAAGCCACCCCCAACTACAGAATGTTGGCAAGGAATTAAATACTCAAAACTTTGTCcatctttctatctgtctgtcctcCTTCAGGCCTTGTAAGTCCAGTTGAGTAAGAAAGGAAATTTTCTCAGACCGTTTTGTGATAATTGACCAGCCACAACTGAGAATCGCTTCTGGGGTGTTgtcaggagccttttaaaaacatttaagaatCGCACCAGCTTTACTAGATTTCTTTTAAGTAGCTGTTATTGCTTTCTCCCCCCCAAATAGGTATGAAGATGAGATCAATAAGCGTACGGAAGCAGAGAATGACTTTGTAATCCTCAAGAAGGTGAGAGTTTGCAGTCTAGCTACTTTGCAGAAAGGCAGCCCTTGTTAAAAGGTGGGACTATCCCAAAAACAAGTACATTTACCTCAATtaggacatacatacatacatacatacatacatacatacatacatacatactgtacatatgtatacatattttaatattgaaTAATATGCAGAAAGTAATAATGGATTAATAATTCTGTAGTCCTTTAATCACTTGCCCTTAaatccagtgttttctttttaggAAGTGGATGCTGCCTACATGGTCAAACCAGAACTAGAAATTAAACTACAATCTTTAGTTGAGGAGATTGATTTCCTCAGAGTCCTACATGAATTGGTAAGCCTCAGTAGTATTTTCTTTGACCTGTGCTCTATTATGCAATTATATGTATTTTTCAACTGTATTTTCAATCAATGAACATGaccattagaaaaaaaatgaaagtaattGGGGAAACAAAAGAAATTATGCAAAACAAACACCCCTTCCAATTTCCTTACTTATCTAATAAAAAGGACCACTTGCTCTAAATTTTGAATTAGGTACTTGCCAAGGCCTAATCTTTTTGTGTATATTTTCTGAGTGGGCTATTCCTATCACACATGCAGGAACTGGAAGACCTACAGAGGCAGATCTCTGACACTTCTGTGATTGTGTCCATGGACAACAATCGCTACCTGGACCTCGACAGCATCATTGCTGAAGTCAAAGCCCAGTATGAAGACATTGCCAAGAAAAGCAGGGCGGAGGCTGAAGCTTGGTACCAAAGCAAGGTAAATCGTCATCCATAAAAGTCAGTGGGTGAGCTGTTGCTGCCTTACAGTGAATAAACTGTGAGGGGTATCCAAATGTTTTCTTCCAAAATTGGAATTAGCAAAGCCAAGCCATTCGGAGGGATGTTGCCTCTTCTTTCTCATTCTCCCACCAATCATTTCTTGTAAATCTATTAGAAGTCGGGGAAACTGTGTGCCACTTTGGCCTCTT
This genomic window from Ahaetulla prasina isolate Xishuangbanna chromosome 2, ASM2864084v1, whole genome shotgun sequence contains:
- the LOC131192281 gene encoding keratin, type II cytoskeletal 5-like; this encodes MSHRANIRIQRRGFSNSSAIRPNLCRTNWSSQSVGRGGSCGTGGAGWGRAGGAGFGSQSLYNLGGPRRIAVGGSYGSGIGGGYGYGGGVNSGYAVAGGIGGGYGLGGAGFGGGRGDPCFPVCPPGGIQKVTINPHLLAPLKLEIDPNIEKVRKEEREQIKTLNNKFASFIDKVRFLEQENKVLETKWALLQEHEQKTVKSNIEPLFDAYINNLRTQLNDLEKEKIRLDGELHNTQNLVEDNKSKYEDEINKRTEAENDFVILKKEVDAAYMVKPELEIKLQSLVEEIDFLRVLHELELEDLQRQISDTSVIVSMDNNRYLDLDSIIAEVKAQYEDIAKKSRAEAEAWYQSKYEELQSTAGRHTDDLRNAKHEISELNRHVQRLKAEIEGVKKQCANLKTKIAEAEDRGELALKDARQKLAELEDAVQKSKQEMAKQVKEYQALLNVKLALDIEIATYRTLLEGEEYRLANDAADAVNISVISSHISQGSAAGSGLGYGSGFSMGGGNCFAIGGGGGSSSNIVDLGDGSYSNMKFVSCPPTSYIR